A segment of the Nostoc sp. TCL26-01 genome:
TAATACGAAATATTGATTGAGGATTCTTTATAAATTTATCTAGTAAATCTCCAACATTATCTTTACCAAATAACTTGGCATAAGTACTTACCCAAGCACTAAATAAGGTATCAGAACGCACTCTTTCACTAGTTTCTTCAATACCAATACCTAACTCACCAAAATGAGCAAGGTTATTACTAAAATCAAGCCTGACTATTTTCCAGCACACTTCACATTCACCAAAATATAGACAAAATAAAAAGTTTTACTCTTGTACAGCAATAGTCTGTGGAGCTTCACAAATTTGGAGAAGCTGTTGTAATTGGCTATTTTTTGTGTCTAATTTTGCTAGGAAATCACTAGTATTATTAATATCTAAATTGATATTTGAATCAGAAGTGGATTTTTTCAAAATAGAGCCACCGCTTTCATTCATTTGGTATTCATGATGGTTAAACACAAATTTTTCAAATTTGACCTTGCCATAACCTCGTGAGCCGTGTCCACCTAAAGCATCGTCTTCAAGCATGGCAAGAGCGAGTGCTATATTTATTAAGTCTGTTTTGACTTCATTCTTATTCTCAACTTCTATACTGTAGACTATTTCTAAATTAAAGCTTGCTCCCTTAGGGACTCGTTCAAATTGTCTGGGAGTTGCAGCAGAGGTAATTCTATCTAGACCATTCTCGAATTTGCGCTCGGTCATAAATAGACCTGTATCAATTTTTCCAAGTTTTTTGATAGAGTTTTGCTGTAAATGAGAATCTCGGACAATTAAACGTGCAGGCGCATTTCTTCCTTTTACCTTTACATGTTCTTCTCCACTTTCATCAAAATTGCCACGACTATTGCTAGTTCTTTTAATTTTTTTAGGTTTATCTAAGTGGGGTAATCCATCAGCATCAGCATCAGTCGTTTTTATCCAAGAATCTTTACCAGTTGCACCAAACAAACGACTGAGTTCACAGCTTTGAGAACCTTGATAAAAAACTAAGATATCATTTTGATTTCCTTTCTGTTTAATTTCTGTATATCCATCTAGTATGTCATCACTTTCATAACGCCAAACTCCGCCAGAATCACGATTTAAAGGTTTATTTAAAAAACGTTCTAGGATTGAACGCAGTTTACCTTTAATAGATGAACCTGGTAAGTAAGGATGTCCTGTTATTGGTTCGCGGACAACGAGTTTATCAATTCCACCGATATCGAGTTTACCTTCACCCCCACCAATATGTAGTCCTGTTTCTACATTAAGAGTGGCTTTGATGTATATTTTTCCCAATAATCTTTTTTGTAGTAATGGAACAGTCATAATTAATCTCCTCCTCCAGCAGCTTTATGATAGGCAATAATAGATTCAACAAGTTGAAAAAGACGCTCAAAATCTTCAGTATCATGAACTCGATCAATTGCCACATCCATGACTTCTTGTAAAGGCTTCACAGACTTCTCTCTAGCGG
Coding sequences within it:
- the csm3 gene encoding type III-A CRISPR-associated RAMP protein Csm3, which translates into the protein MTVPLLQKRLLGKIYIKATLNVETGLHIGGGEGKLDIGGIDKLVVREPITGHPYLPGSSIKGKLRSILERFLNKPLNRDSGGVWRYESDDILDGYTEIKQKGNQNDILVFYQGSQSCELSRLFGATGKDSWIKTTDADADGLPHLDKPKKIKRTSNSRGNFDESGEEHVKVKGRNAPARLIVRDSHLQQNSIKKLGKIDTGLFMTERKFENGLDRITSAATPRQFERVPKGASFNLEIVYSIEVENKNEVKTDLINIALALAMLEDDALGGHGSRGYGKVKFEKFVFNHHEYQMNESGGSILKKSTSDSNINLDINNTSDFLAKLDTKNSQLQQLLQICEAPQTIAVQE